A window from Erythrobacter sp. YJ-T3-07 encodes these proteins:
- a CDS encoding YbjN domain-containing protein, which produces METALNDNIGSEYGAPMDVLAALFDARGWPLDTYAQEELGGEIQGAWVKYQLRAVLRPQDGVLQLICLPDIRVSKEQLMPTYELLSLVNEQVWLGHFDIWSQGRVLVYRHGALLADDGMLSISQAQALIENAVDECDRFYPAFQFVLWGNKSPEDALEAAMIDAAGEA; this is translated from the coding sequence ATGGAAACCGCTTTGAACGACAATATCGGCAGCGAATATGGCGCGCCGATGGATGTGCTCGCCGCGCTGTTCGACGCGCGCGGGTGGCCGCTCGACACCTATGCGCAGGAAGAGCTGGGCGGCGAAATTCAGGGTGCCTGGGTCAAGTATCAGCTGCGCGCGGTGCTGCGGCCTCAGGACGGCGTGCTGCAACTGATCTGCCTGCCCGATATCCGGGTCAGCAAGGAACAGCTGATGCCCACCTACGAACTGCTCAGCCTGGTCAACGAGCAGGTCTGGCTCGGCCATTTCGACATCTGGAGCCAGGGCCGCGTGCTGGTCTATCGCCACGGCGCGCTGCTGGCGGACGACGGCATGCTGTCGATCAGTCAGGCGCAGGCGCTGATCGAAAACGCGGTCGATGAATGCGACCGCTTCTATCCGGCGTTCCAGTTCGTGCTGTGGGGCAACAAATCGCCCGAAGACGCGCTGGAAGCGGCGATGATCGACGCTGCGGGCGAAGCCTGA